Proteins from a single region of Candidatus Eisenbacteria bacterium:
- a CDS encoding RNA polymerase sigma factor, whose amino-acid sequence MSDMQADRERLLVRRLRSGDETAFAELVDSMHGRLLAFARTFTSSPALAEDIVQETWLGVIRGLAGFEERSKLRTWIFGILVRRARTLAAREARRSEVPLKAAGDDGEPTQEWVPGAGKAGLWTERPVPWGLEDPALALRTAEAARVIREAVESLPPVQRQVVLLRDVEDVGAQEVCNILSVSETNLRVLLHRGRARIRRALDRHVRGAMSAQAQLAPRNPGESA is encoded by the coding sequence GTGTCGGACATGCAGGCGGACCGGGAGCGATTGCTGGTCCGGAGGCTCCGTTCAGGCGACGAGACGGCCTTTGCCGAGCTCGTGGACTCCATGCACGGCCGTCTGCTGGCCTTCGCCCGCACCTTTACTTCGTCCCCGGCGCTGGCCGAGGACATCGTGCAGGAGACCTGGCTGGGGGTGATTCGGGGCCTCGCGGGCTTCGAGGAACGCTCGAAGCTGCGAACGTGGATCTTCGGCATTCTCGTCCGCCGGGCCCGCACGCTCGCGGCGCGCGAGGCGCGGCGTTCCGAGGTGCCGCTCAAGGCTGCCGGCGACGACGGCGAACCGACGCAGGAGTGGGTGCCGGGCGCGGGCAAGGCGGGCCTGTGGACGGAGCGGCCGGTTCCCTGGGGGCTCGAGGATCCGGCCCTGGCGCTGCGGACGGCCGAAGCCGCCCGCGTCATTCGCGAAGCCGTCGAGTCCCTGCCGCCGGTCCAGCGGCAGGTCGTCCTGCTGCGCGACGTCGAGGACGTCGGCGCCCAGGAGGTCTGTAACATACTGTCCGTCAGCGAGACGAACCTGAGGGTGCTGCTCCACCGCGGACGCGCCCGCATCCGGCGGGCCCTCGACCGTCACGTGCGGGGCGCGATGTCGGCGCAGGCGCAGCTCGCACCGCGGAATCCGGGAGAGTCGGCATGA